DNA sequence from the Pseudoliparis swirei isolate HS2019 ecotype Mariana Trench chromosome 6, NWPU_hadal_v1, whole genome shotgun sequence genome:
GTGCTAGCTCTGCGTCTATATAGAGGAAGACAATTCCTGATccggtgcagctgaggccacctCGCCActtccggcaccgttcctcgagccacaccccctGCTTCACCTACTccgcagctgtgcttccgcaccccccgcTCCCACAATGGCAAATGACCATTCATCGTAGTGTTGACCTTGGCGACAGTCTCATCATCCAGGGGGAACTGATAAATTTGCCGTTGCTGACCAGCTCGCTCATGATCTTGATCTTGAATTTGTGCAGCTCGCTCTTACTGATGGTGTCAGCCTTGGCGATCACTGGGATTATGTTCACCTTGCTGTCTAGTTTCTTCATGGTGACCAGGTCCAGGGATTTGGATGCGGTCGATCCGCTGCCTCTGGTCGGGAAGATGTCGTACAGCTTTCTCTTCAGCTACAGatcaacatctccctcagctttACGAAGTCACAGTGACTCTCGGTCTCCACTTGAACTACACCCCAGGGATACTGACGAGCCTTCACCATCTTATTGCCAACAGAGACTTCCTCGGTGCTGCCTACCACAGCAAATGGCTGTAACAAGTTCGTGGGTATCCGCGGCGCAAAATGTATCCACACACAGGCAGGGTTGCAATCAGAATGGCTTTTTATTTGATCGTTTAACTCTGCGTCCGGCTGCTTCGCTGCCAGGCTCGATCTCCCTCTCCAGTGCTAGCTCTGCGTCTATATAGAGGAAGACAATTCCTGATccggtgcagctgaggccacctCGCCActtccggcaccgttcctcgagccacaccccctGCTTCACCTACTccgcagctgtgcttccgcacccccgCTCCCACAATGGCAAATGACCATTCATCGTAGTGTTGACCTTGGCGACAGTCTCATCATCCAGGGGGAACTGATAAATTTGCGCCGTTGCTGACCAGCTCGCTCATGATCTTGATCTTGAATTTGTGCAGCTCGCTCTTACTGATGGTGTCAGCCTTGGCGATCACTGGGATTATGTTCACCTTGCTGTCTAGTTTCTTCATGGTGACCAGGTCCAGGGATTTGGATGCGGTCGATCCGCTGCCTCTGGTCGGGAAGATGTCGTACAGCTTTCTCTTCAGCTACAGatcaacatctccctcagctttACGAAGTCACAGTGACTCTCGGTCTCCACTTGAACTACACCCCAGGGATACTGGACGAGCCTTCACCATCTTATTGCCAACAGAGACTTCCTCGGTGCTGCCTACCACAGCAAATGGCTGTAACAAGTTCGTGGGTATCCGCGGCAAAATGTATCCACACACAGGCAGGGTTGCAATCAGAATGGCTTTTTATTTGATCGTTTAACTCTGCGTCCGGCTGCTTCGCTGCCAGGCTCCGTCTCCCTCTCCAGTGCTAGCTCTGCGTCTATAGAGGAAGACAATTCCTGATCCGGTGCAGCAGAGGCCACCTCGACActtccggcaccgttcctcgagccacaccccctGCTTCACCTACTccgcagctgtgcttccgcacccccgCTCCCACAATGGCAAATGACCATTCATCGTAGTGTTGACCTTGGCGACAGTCTCATCATCCAGGGAACTGATAAATTTGCACGCCGTTGCTGACCAGCTCGCTCATGATCTTGATCTTGAATTTGTGCAGCTCGCTCTTACTGATGGTGTCAGCCTTGGCGATCACTGGGATTATGTTCACCTTGCTGTCTAGTTTCTTCATGGTGACCAGGTCCAGGGATTTGGATGCGGTCGATCCGCTGCCTCTGGTCGGGGAAGATGTCGTACAGCTTTCTCTTCAGCTACAGatcaacatctccctcagctttACGAAGTCACAGTGACTCTCGGTCTCCACTTGAACTACACCCCAGGGATACTGACGAGCCTTCACCATCTTATTGCCAACAGAGACTTCCTCGGTGCTGCCTACCACAGCAAATGGCTGTAACAAGTTCGTGGGTATCCGCGGCGCAAAATGTATCCACACACAGGCAGGGTTGCAATCAGAATGGCTTTTTATTTGATCGTTTAACTCTGCGTCCGGCTGCTTCGCTGCCAGGCTCGATCTCCCTCTCCAGTGCTAGCTCTGCGTCTATAGAGGAAGACAATTCCTGATccggtgcagctgaggccacctCGCCActtccggcaccgttcctcgagccacacccctGCTTCACCTACTccgcagctgtgcttccgcaccccgCTCCCACAATGGCAAATGACCATTCATCGTAGTGTTGACCTTGGCGACAGTCTCATCATCCAGGGGAACTGATAAATTTGCCGCCGTTGCTGACCAGCTCGCTCATGATCTTGATCTTGAATTTGTGCAGCTCGCTCTTACTGATGGTGTCAGCCTTGGCGATCACTGGGATTATGTTCACCTTGCTGTCTAGTTTCTTCATGGTGACCAGGTCCAGGGATTTGGATGCGGTCGATCCGCTGCCTCTGGTCGGGAAGATGTCGTACAGCTTTCTCTTCAGCTACAGatcaacatctccctcagctttACGAAGTCACAGTGACTCTCGGTCTCCACTTGAACTACACCCCAGGGATACTGACGAGCCTTCACCATCTTATTGCCAACAGAGACTTCCTCGGTGCTGCCTACCACAGCAAATGGCTGTAACAAGTTCGTGGGTATCCGCGGCGCAAAATGTATCCACACACAGGCAGGGTTGCAATCAGAATGGCTTTTTATTTGATCGTTTAACTCTGCGTCGGCTGCTTCGCTGCCAGGCTCGATCTCCCTCTCCAGTGCTAGCTCTGCGTCTATATAGAGGAAGACAATTCCTGATccggtgcagctgaggccacctCGCCActtccggcaccgttcctcgagccacacccctGCTTCACCTACTccgcagctgtgcttccgcaccccgCTCCCACAATGGCAAATGACCATTCATCGTAGTGTTGACCTTGGCGACAGTCTCATCATCCAGGGGGAACTGATAAATTTGCACGCCGTTGCTGACCAGCTCGCTCATGATCTTGATCTTGAATTTGTGCAGCTCGCTCTTACTGATGGTGTCAGCCTTGGCGATCACTGGGATTATGTTCACCTTGCTGTCTAGTTTCTTCATGGTGACCAGGTCCAGGGATTTGGATGCGGTCGATCCGCTGCCTCTGGTCGGGAAGATGTCGTACAGCTTTCTCTTCAGCTACAGatcaacatctccctcagctttACGAAGTCACAGTGACTCTCGGTCTCCACTTGAACTACACCCCAGGGATACTGACGAGCCTTCACCATCTTATTGCCAACAGAGACTTCCTCGGTGCTGCCTACCACAGCAAATGGCTGTAACAAGTTCGTGGGTATCCATGGCGCAAAATGTATCCACACACAGGCAGGGTTGCAATCAGAATGGCTTTTTATTTGATCGTTTAACTCTGCGTCGGCTGCTTCGCTGCCAGGCTCCGGTCTCCTCTCCAGTGCTAGCTCTGCGTCTATAGAGGAAGACAATTCCTGATccggtgcagctgaggccacctCGCCACTtcggcaccgttcctcgagccacacccctGCTTCACCTACTccgcagctgtgcttccgcaccccgCTCCCACAATGGCAAATGACCATTCATCGTAGTGTTGACCTTGGCGACAGTCTCATCATCCAGGGGGAACTGATAAATTTGCACGCCGTTGCTGACCAGCTCGCTCATGATCTTGATCTTGAATTTGTGCAGCTCGCTCTTACTGATGGTGTCAGCCTTGGCGATCACTGGGATTATGTTCACCTTGCTGTCTAGTTTCTTCATGGTGACCAGGTCCAGGGATTTGGATGCGGTCGATCCGCTGCCTCTGGTCGGGGAAGATGTCGTACAGCTTTCTCTTCAGCTACAGatcaacatctccctcagctttACGAAGTCACAGTGACTCTCGGTCTCCACTTGAACTACACCCCAGGGATACTGACGAGCCTTCACCATCTTATTGCCAACAGAGACTTCCTCGGTGCTGCCTACCACAGCAAATGGCTGTAACAAGTTCGTGGGTATCCACGGCGCAAAATGTATCCACACACAGGCAGGGTTGCAATCAGAATGGCTTTTTATTTGATCGTTTAACTCTGCGTCCCGGCTGCTTCGCTGCCAGGCTCCGGTCTCCCTCTCCAGTGCTAGCTCTGCGTCTATATAGAGGAAGACAATTCCTGATccggtgcagctgaggccacctCGCCActtccggcaccgttcctcgagccacaccccctGCTTCACCTACTccgcagctgtgcttccgcaccccccgcTCCCACAATGGCAAATGACCATTCATCGTAGTGTTGACCTTGGCGACAGTCTCATCATCCAGGGGGAACTGATAAATTTGCACGCCGTTGCTGACCAGCTCGCTCATGATCTTGATCTTGAATTTGTGCAGCTCGCTCTTACTGATGGTGTCAGCCTTGGCGATCACTGGGATTATGTTCACCTTGCTGTCTAGTTTCTTCATGGTGACCAGGTCCAGGGATTTGGATGCGGTCGATCCGCTGCCTCTGGTCGGGAAGATGTCGTACAGCTTTCTCTTCAGCTACAGatcaacatctccctcagctttAC
Encoded proteins:
- the LOC130194660 gene encoding septin-8-B-like: MKKLDSKVNIIPVIAKADTISKSELHKFKIKIMSELVSNGVQIYQFPLDDETVAKVNTTMNGHLPLWERGPFAVVGSTEEVSVGNKMVKARQYPWGVVQVETESHCDFVKLREMLICS